ACAGCTGTTCCAAATGAGCGTGAGTGGGTAATTCCTTTTTTACCTGGCGGATTTGATTCCATCGAAATGCATGGTTTTCCGCGAAGCTCCTCAACTGTTCGTAACCCAACTATATGCAAATGTTTGCGTATCCAACTGTCATTCATTTTTGATAAATCCAATGCATTGAGAATATTTTGTTCTTTCAAAAATTTTGAAAATTGCCACCCGATACCCCAGATATCGTTGACCGGTGTAAGTTTCAGTGCTTTTTCAAAATCATTGCTGTTGGTCAAATCCATTACCCCGTTAAAGGCATCATGTTTTTTTGCAAGATGATTGGCTACTTTAGCAAGGGTTTTTGTTGTACTGATTCCAACAGAAACAGGAATGCCTGTCCATTGCAAAACGGTATTTCTGATTTTATGTCCATATGCTTCATAATCTTTTATATTCATACCTGATATTTCAAGGAAAGCCTCGTCAATACTATAGATCTCAATATCTGATGAAAAGTTATTAAGTATTTCCATTACACGATTCGACATATCGCCATATAATGCAAAGTTGGAAGAAAATACGGCAACATTATTTTTTTCAATAATATCGGTCATGTGAAATGCAGGCTCTCCCATTTTTATTCCGATTTCTTTAGCTTCTTTTGAGCGCGAAATAACACAACCATCATTGTTTGAAAGCACCACCACGGGCTTATTTTCAAGCCGGGGAGAAAAAACTTTTTCGCATGAAGCATAAAAACTGTTGCAGTCGATTAATGCAAATATTTTTTTCAATGAGATGTTCTTAGAATTTTTAAGTGTGTTATGTTTATACAAAAATAAAGAA
This Bacteroidales bacterium DNA region includes the following protein-coding sequences:
- a CDS encoding Y-family DNA polymerase, with protein sequence MKKIFALIDCNSFYASCEKVFSPRLENKPVVVLSNNDGCVISRSKEAKEIGIKMGEPAFHMTDIIEKNNVAVFSSNFALYGDMSNRVMEILNNFSSDIEIYSIDEAFLEISGMNIKDYEAYGHKIRNTVLQWTGIPVSVGISTTKTLAKVANHLAKKHDAFNGVMDLTNSNDFEKALKLTPVNDIWGIGWQFSKFLKEQNILNALDLSKMNDSWIRKHLHIVGLRTVEELRGKPCISMESNPPGKKGITHSRSFGTAVTEYSILEEAVSTFTSRCAEKLRKQNSYVTVITVFVMTNRFSDDPKYVNFKTLHITTPTNNTPELIEHAAKLLKLLFKKGYRYKKAGVMFTELIPATHEQLSFWDNIDRSKQKKIMPVLDRITATMGKDVVKYAIQGTHRRWKLRQEKLSKKFTTKWDELLEIDLDKI